In Rhodamnia argentea isolate NSW1041297 chromosome 1, ASM2092103v1, whole genome shotgun sequence, the genomic window TTAACTCTTGATTGGTCCCCAGCGATGACCCTTTTTCAAAAGTATAATCTTAGTGTCATACGTCGAGTTAGCCAAGCTAAACTTAATTTAAAGTCGATGTACAttttaatttatgcataaaCGCCCAAGTTATGTCTCTTTCTCATAATATTCGGTGCGGGAgaaatctcggccgttcattcggtgttgtcgtcgcgaggaagatgatgaCCAGTCAGCCCGCGCTGACTTGGTCAACATCCCATGTGGCACTAACGTGGCGCCACGTGCCCTaacacgtggcagccacgttagcatggaggataacctaatttttttttcataaaaataataaaatccaGATCGAACGGTTGGCATTAGGCCAAGTGTCACGATctgaaaattttttagatttaaaaatcattttttgaaatttaaaataatttctagaaataaaaaaaatagaatctgATAGGATAGTCGAGAATTGGTCTCACCGTCTAATTGTGACCATCCGTATTGGTAATTAGATCGGACAGGCTAAATCGAGTCTTCGTTTAATCTAAGCTGTAGATTTTAGTCGACTGATCCGAAGGCAATGGCTTAGCTACGTGGGCAAGTCTGGACCATAGGATTTAGtatcatattttttaaattctaagaaaatgaataaaaaattagaaaaattaaaaaaatgtatgaaaCGGTCTCGTTTTTGTTAGATCGGTTAGGGACCCTTCCAATCTGGACCGGGAGGCCGGTTTGCAAGGGTTGGTTCAACTCGGTccaaaaatttttaatataaaaaataagaaataaaaaatagaaaaatagaaaattcaataagaataagaaaaatcaaaaaaatttaaaaaatttaaaaaaggaaaaattccaaaaaaaattcacaaaaaaggccacattcaactagcccaattcaattttgtgatttttaagtTCCCAAGCCTtctcaaattatctttttgcccCTTTGGATAATtcatcccaattttttttcgaaCCGACATGCCATGTTGATATTGATTAATGATTTGGTGTGTTTTATCCGCACGCTcttgattgccttgatttgcATACTTTCCATAACGATTatgattgataggatagaacTCTCATCCGCATGAAACCCATAGATCGTTAAAGCCTACCTCATCTCCCGACGTGcttgcatgaaatcttagtctAGGGAATCACTCAACTTAAGTACCAAAATGGCGTTGATAAAaatctcgacgtaaccaaatctcTGAACCCACTTCTCCGATTTCCGCAAAATCAAATGATTTCTCTCGATCGCTCCATAGGGTTTCCGACCATACCCTCAAAAAAAGGTTGGTGGCGATTCCGTTGGCATGCACACTatacacatgtcacccgaccatacTAAGATCGATCTCGATTTTCAATTCCCTCACCATTGTAaattgggtaatgggccttgagAGGAGCCTGCCTCACCTTCGAAATACAATTACGAGTGTGGATGAtgacgacccattagccctcgtAGAAACCTccgaaagagagaggagaggagagggtcACGACAAATGTTTAATGATAATtattctttgcttttcctacATTCTCAAACAAAACATGTCATTCAATTGTCAAGATATGAGCtcttgacccattttgccacattTATCGGGTTCCTATTTTCTTTGTGAGTAGATTTGCACGTTCAAGTCTAGAATTcaatctgacaaaaaaaaaaaaaaattcacaattcaaAGCACTTCAAAGCCAGTGGATGTTTAACCGTGTTGTTAatcatctttattttttggatttggtTTTGTCTTTTAGTATTCTAGGCTATGTTTTGCTCCGATTTGCTTTGCTATGAAACATATTTACctctcatatatatttttttgagaaatgaatacaattctcttttgaaaaaaaaaaaaaaccccctcgATGCAAGCTCATCGGAAGATTCAATCTAAATCTCAAAAgcatttaaatcattttttttatatatagttTCTATATACGATAGTTTAATTTCTGCATTCACTTTGCATTGGACCGACGGTGGGGAGCGGACCGGTAATTGACGTGCGGGCTGGGTCAGAACCCATCAGAGAATTCGGCTTGGGCATGAGAGGCTATGAACCGAAAATTAAATGGCCTTAATTGGCCTAATTCGGGCTTAGTACGGCCcgtttaaaatttaattagagAAAGGCCTTAACCCATTATGGCCGAAATACCAAGTTGGAATAATTGAATTATTAATCACCTGAAAAACAATTCAGAAAATTGCTTAAGGAAATAAAAACCCTAGTTTAGTCTTTAAATAGGAGAGCTTCGTTCTCTGATTTGTTTTCGTCATCACACGAACGAAAGAGCTGACGTACAGTTTCTGTTCTTCCGGGGATCGTCACTGAGCACGGCTGAGCACCACCTACTGAGCCTTCAACCAGCAAGCCCGACGTCGAGCAGCCCCTCTTTGCAGACTTTATTTTTGCAGGTTTCCGTCTTCGATCACCGTTGCTGCCTTCTTCAGACACCACCGTGACCGAAAGTAGTTCCGCGGCGAATACCACCCACAAACACCGCCGCAAGTCCAGCCTTAGCCTATCACCCGCGAGGGAGTCCTCCGGTGTGAGATCCTTATCCGATACCGGTTCAAACTTGGAAAGTTAATCTTTAATCTTCTCATTCgatttgatttcatttgatcGTTGCTTATTTTGCGTAGATTGTTATCTAATCTTATCTTTTAGATGTAGGCTTTAGAAAATGTGGCGTAGAATATCCACGCACCTCTTTCCCTCTCCATATATTCTGTGCAGTCATAGAACAGGGAGAAGATATCAATTCACATTCGTGCTTCATTCGAATGGACAAGTTGCCAAGGGACGTTCTGGTGTCCATACTGTATCTCTTGCCGATGAAAGAAGCGGCAAGGACTAGTGTTCTGTCGCGCGCGTGGCGAGATCTGTGGAAGCATGTGCTATCTCTGGATCTCAATGTCTCGCCAGCCCTCAGCATTCGAGGTGCCAACCCCGGGATTTTGGGAGTCAATTGGGTCAAACTCAGACATGCCTTGGAAGAAGGACACCGAGGTCGTCTACCGGAGGAGTTCCGGGTTCGCGTGGTTCTGGACGAGTCTTCGGGGCTTGGATTCGCAATCGGGAAGAAAGTGCAAATCCTCGAGATAGATCTCACGCCCTGCTGGCCCGAACCTTGTGGAGCGAGTTACACTTTCCCGCGGATTCCTTCTCTCGACTTCGCCAGCATGCGATCGCTTAAGTCCCTGTGCTTGAGACACGTTAACGTGGGAGGCGTAGTTCTCCAGCTCTTTCTCTCGCAGTGTCCGTCTCTCGAAAGGTTGTGCGTGTCGGGCTCCGACCATTTGATTGACCTCATAATTCCCGGCCCGTCCCCTCTCGAGTTGAAGCACCTGGACATATCCAGATGCCGGCGCTTAGAAAGCATCATCATCGCAGCCCCGACTCCAAATCTCGTTTCCTTTCGATACGACCGAAGCAGCGTGGAACTCCACGTCGAGGACGCCCCTCGGCTCGCGGAACTCACCATCTGTGGATTCACCAGTGCTGTTCAACATTCCCTTTGGCACTACCTGCCCCAGCTCGAAGCGCTGCATCTCAAGGTGTCAGAAGCTCAGCTGGTATGTATGGTTCATCccgcaaagaaagaaaacattcagAGTCTAATCTCTAATGAGATCCGCGcccctctttttttatttgcagCTTTCGGTATTTTTTAACATCGATGGAGCCTTGTTTGAATTGAAGCACTTGACGTTGGACGTTTCTGATCAATTCGACCCCGACGATCTCAACCCCGTTTCCTTGTATAGTTACCTTGTGGAGAAAGCTCCTTCTTTAAACAGGCTCACCCTCCAGGTGCGTGATGAATCCGAGACCGATTTGCATGTGACTGTTATTTATTTTATCCCAGGATGGACGATATGATGATGTCATTCTCTCCTTGGCAGATGCTGGATGCTCCGAACAAGGAGGATTTGGAAATCCCGGGCCCTATGCTGTACACTCACGCTTCTCTGGAGGTCGTGGAAATAATCGGCTTCGACCCGCGAATCAGGTTCTTCGCCGTCATGCTTTTCCGGTACTGGCTCGAGAACACATCGTCGCTGAAGCGACTCGTCGTGGATCCCCGCGTACCATCCTTGTTAGGAACAACGACTTCGCAATATCCCATGCCGGCCGAGCTAAGAGAAGCGAGGGATTACGCATCAAGGCTAGCCAAGGCGATCCCGCTCCCGCTGGGAGTCGAATTGGTCATTGTTTGAACTGCCAAGTAAAAGCATGATTTTCTCGTAAATATATCTTTTAATCAATGGTTGTGCCTCGTGAGATATCAATTATTTGTCTTAAAGAGCAATTGAGTCGTAAattgttttctttaaaaaaatccaactaaatcctaaatcttttgtgtcCGGCTCTATTGCTCGTTCATCCAATCTTTGCTTACTTAACGAGCGGGAAAGCCAAAGTtgcttttttaaaatatatcttGAGCACCCgacaattttattaaaaagggggaaaaaaaagaggagagaagtcaaatttgaaaagaaaataaaacaaaaaagtcctaaaaaagACTAGGATTTGAAGCAGCACGAGCCACCGCCCTGTCTTAGCCGGTGAGGTGAGGTTTGCAGTGGTAGGAGCGGCGTCACCACCCTGTCTTGGACGTCTGCCATGTTGGTGTGCAATCTGTCTCCGGTCCACTGTaaaaatgatgaacgaaatagTTGAGTTGAGTCTTTTCGTATCATAATCTTCGCCTATGGCCCTAGCGTAAAAAGCGCTTCAAGATAAACATACTTTCtactatttttttcatgaaagccGCTAGCTCGACAGTTTGATAGTACTGTCATTATTTTTGACTCACTAACATTCTAATTACTTAGTGCTTTATACAAAATACGGGGTGTTGGTACGTGGATCTAcaatcagaaataaccgataatACTATCGGATTGtcagaaaaacattttcctttttcacgaGAGCGAGTCTATGTTATATTCTTCTACGTAGATAATTTGAAGTTTGAGTTTTGATCCACCACGGAATAATACAATTGGAACCCACTTAACTACTAAGTTCTATTTTGCCTTAAAGTTGGCGTAAAAGGGAGTGTCAAAGTCAGACTTAATCCCAAAACCTAATATAAAATGACACCGATATACACCATGAGTTATATTTTGGATCTGGTGAGACCCAGATTTTCTTCCAAGTACGCACAATATGCTGGTGTGTGCTGCATTAAACATTGGAGAGATGGTTACCCGTGCAACCGATGTTTTTTCGACTTTGATAAGGAAAGTGTGGGAATTATCCATCTAGAAGTACGAATAGCCTCTATCGACGTTCGATTGCAGAATTGCTTAGAAATGTCGTTGAATTATAATGCGTCCATGTATCTTCAAACCCACGACGGCCAAAGGAAAATATCCACGTTCCACAACGTAAATGCGATCTATTCTCAAAATAATTGCATATGCATTTtgttttgagtttgtgggagagagagatgaacgcGTTTTCTTAACGCCAGTCGGCCATTGGAAGTTATCTATGTTATTTATAGATAAGAAGGCAACCGATCGAAGGGTTCCCCTTCACGGGGCCCTCTCTCAATTGCACCCTATCATGGAAGTGAtttgcaaattttcttttctttttttttggtcgaaatatttATGCAAAGATTGGTGACTGCGTCTGAGTGTGCTAGAATATTTGTCTGGCCATTGTGAATTATTATCAAATGACAACCGGCCAcaggcgaggctcgagctcgcccgcTAACATAATAATtgatgaaaagaaaacaaatggtTGAGGCACTATTTTTCTATTATACTAACATCATTGATtatctttcgaatttttttttatagaatattACGCCAACAATTTTAGAACGTTGAGCCCGACCGTGTCATGAATCCTGAATGTTTGGTGTCCGTcacaattcttattttttccctttcagaGAGGAACTACTTATCCCCTTTTGCCGAGTGGTGGTGTCGGACTTGCTGAAGACCCAAAAGAAAGGCGAATAGAAGAACCTACTATGTTCCGACCACCCTGTTTGTATTTGCTTGGATCTGGTCTTCTCCAAAAGAAATGCGAATAGAACAACCTATTATGATTTTAAGTCTTGAATCTTGGTGAAGATAGAAAACTCTTCGGGCAATTCCAAGAGTAATTTTGAAACGTTGGTTCCAATCAAGGGCTGTCCTGTTTGCTTCATCTGTGATCCAATGCCAGGAAAAAATAATTCACTGGCTGGTATGTCATGAAATCGTTGCCGATGGTGAGGCGTTTCAGCAATTAGATTAGCATGAAGAGGAAAAAGGTGAGGCCATACTGAAAATGAAGCAGTCCAAACTTTAGTTGGGCAAGTACTCGTAGATGCCGAGATGCTTCTCTTTGTGTAGTAGAGTATGAGATTCCCCAGCTTGTCGATACCGACATGTCCTGAAGTATCTTTGACAGGGTCGTGCCGGATGGCGATCCACATGACCGTTTTCTCGGGGATTTTGTTGTACCACTAAGGCTAAGTCCCTATGGCAAGAATTGCCATGGCTACAGAAGCCGAGCGCAACATCTCTAATGCTGGCTAAATTATAACCTCTCTCCTTGGGACAGTGTATTCAAGTTTGAGACTGACTGCCCGGTCTTAGCTGAGGTGATCCGGATGACCTCACCGGCTAAGACAGGGCGGCGGCGTATGCCGCTGCAAATCCTAGTCctttttttatagcttttttgttttattttcctttcaaatttgacttcgctcctttttttttcctttttctttttaataaaaatttcgtGTGCTCAAGATATATTTTAGAAAAGCAACTTTGGCTTTCCAGCTCGCTAAGTCAGTAAAGATTGGATGAACGAGAAATGGAGCCAAACGCAAGAGGTTTAGGATTTAGTCGGattttttataaacaaaaattaCGACTCAATTGCTCTTTAAGATAAATTATGCATGAACCTCCGACGGTTATAAAAGATAGAGAAACAGctgattacaaaaaaaaaaaaaacctcgatcACTTCTGATGATTTTTATTCCCCAGGGATCGCCATTGAAAGTTCGTCCGACGATGAGACAAGGAGGTTAGCTGAAACCCTCTTCTTTGGAAGTCGAAATTTTCCTAGAGCTTAGGACCGTCAAAATTCTGATATTCCAAAAAGAtcccacaaatttcaaaatgatccTATCTCCAAAAAGAGTCAATTTCTCCCAAAACTGTCCAAACACATTTGAACATACATTTAATGGTGAAAATCCCCATAGAGAGtcaatttcaatgaaaatgacCTAAGATTCTTCAAAGGGGATAGTTCTAAATGGATTTCCAAAAGGGTGTTCTCTcatatgaaaagaggcaagcttAATCCCAAACACATTCCACACACTTAAGAGTGATGTgcgaaaagaaaagattgagaaaagaaaatcatgatCTTTGGACGTAGGGATAATTCGCAGTGATTATATGGGTTGAAATGACgaaattcattcatttcat contains:
- the LOC115748760 gene encoding F-box/LRR-repeat protein 13-like, whose translation is MDKLPRDVLVSILYLLPMKEAARTSVLSRAWRDLWKHVLSLDLNVSPALSIRGANPGILGVNWVKLRHALEEGHRGRLPEEFRVRVVLDESSGLGFAIGKKVQILEIDLTPCWPEPCGASYTFPRIPSLDFASMRSLKSLCLRHVNVGGVVLQLFLSQCPSLERLCVSGSDHLIDLIIPGPSPLELKHLDISRCRRLESIIIAAPTPNLVSFRYDRSSVELHVEDAPRLAELTICGFTSAVQHSLWHYLPQLEALHLKVSEAQLLSVFFNIDGALFELKHLTLDVSDQFDPDDLNPVSLYSYLVEKAPSLNRLTLQMLDAPNKEDLEIPGPMLYTHASLEVVEIIGFDPRIRFFAVMLFRYWLENTSSLKRLVVDPRVPSLLGTTTSQYPMPAELREARDYASRLAKAIPLPLGVELVIV